The window gtggaaatcaaggttttgaacatggattttacatttatgggacaactacaaaccttgaattcttagtgcgataccctcaatttagtgtttatgcatagtaCATgttattattagttttttttaataaatttttaatgtaaaagtgtttaaaaaggtgttttatatccatttatgtatatatctttagcgtatctctggtacgatacgataccctccgatacgtatcttaattttggtcgatcgatacgatgaccgataccgatactttaatccttgattacaAGGGTTGCCTTGATTGTAAGCTTGTCACAAATTTTAGTTTTGCTGTGAATAAAGCCTATCAATATATGCATTCTCCCACGGAGAACAATTGGACATTGGTGAAGTGCATCCTGCAGTACCTCAAGGCCACACAATGGTATGGTCTTCTCTAAGAACGTTCTTGATCAGTTGGTCTTTAAGCCTTAAATGATGTGGATTGGGCTGGCAGTGTGGAGGATTGCTACTCCATTGACGAGTACCCCAATTTCCTTGGTCTGAATCTGATTTCTGAACCTCTTACAAACAAAAATTCGTTGCTTGGTCCTCCATTATGTCTGAATATAAAGCTCTAGCAAATGCCTCGGATGAATTAATCTGGCTCAGAGTCCTTTTCTATGAGCTTGGGCTTCCTCTTAGTGGCACTCCTGTTTACCTGTCTGTCAATCCTGAACTTCACACGCACACAAAGCTCGTGgagattgattttcattttgtgtGTGAACGAGATGCCAAACATCAGCTCACTATCCAATTTATTTCTACCACAGATCAACCAGTGCAGATCCTCATAAAAGCACTTcctacaacattttttttcagtTCATGCGCAACAAACTAAAGATTTGAAACTTTGATTCTACACCGTTAGGGGGGTGTAGCAACTCATATTGTGTCCTACCCAATTTGGGAAACTCAATATGACATGAACTGTGTGATATTGTACGCTACTAATCTTATTGTACTTTAAAAGCATCCTTCGATCACTTTGCCAATTCTAGTTTATTGAAACTTTACATGTGAACACCTTAGTTTTTATCTTCCACAAAATTAATTTGAGCCCAATCTGACTTGCTACATGTCAAGTAATGGGtcaaccaaacaagcctttgtTAGTTAGTGTGAGCAAGAAAATAATTCCTAAGTTAGAAAGGTAATATGCTGGCCAAAATGGTCAAAGATGCCAGAAAACATTCAGACACCACTAGTGTAGGAAATCTTTTCCTAGTATGACCACGAGCTAcaacaaatttatttatttatttatttttattttatttttttaattattatggaGAAGGGTTGTTAAATTTCTGTTACAATAAACTTGCATTATTTAAATTTGACCATGTCTCTTATTTCTTCGTTACAATCTTATATGGCAATTCATAAAATATGTAGGGATTCATGGGTTTCCAAAGGAGACTCAAGAAAACTGAAGAAAGGAAACCCCTTATTTAATGTATAGTATCCTTAAATTTGTTTACATTGTATTACTaaatctaaatccaaaatctgcaagagaatgagaaaatgaaaccaTCTTAAATTTGTTTACATTGTATTACTaaatctaaatccaaaatctgcaagagaatgagaaaatgaaaccaCATTCCTTTGCACAAGAACACAATTAAGGAatggaaaataaatttaaaaaactctagaatatttatatataaaataaggaCAAAATATGTTTAACTTAACACAATTTTCTTTCAAGGACTCAGAATCATCAATGACCACCGTTGGATCCTAGTAGAAAAAATACAACCCTAGCCATATACTGGTGCTGctaaaatttctttcttctttatttataatcataCACTCGAAGTATTCATCCCNNNNNNNNNNNNNNNNNNNNaaaaaaaaaaagaatcatacaCTAGAAGTTGGTTACACTATGGCGACATTCATTCGTGGGAGACGCGAATAACTGGTTTTCCAACTACATGGCCTGCAAAGAGTCTTATTAAGGCAGAAGGACCACTCTCAATGCCTTCAGTAATATCTTCTACATATACCACCTTCCCTTCTTTGATGTATTGAAGAGTGAAATCCACAAACTTGGGATAGAGGTGATAGTAATCAGAAACTACGAACCCCTCCATTCGAATCCTCTTAGTGATGAGGTTCATCAAATTGTGAACTCCTTCAGGCTGCTCAAGGTTGTATTGTGAAATCATTCCACATGTAGCAATGTGACCGTGCAAGCTCATGTTGAGGAGAACTGCATCAAGCATTTTACCACCTACGTTCTCGAAGTAAATGTCAATACCGTTCGGGAAATACCTGCAATTATTTTTccaattagagaaaaagaaaaatctcattaTGATGTAGATCTGAGAAGATAGATAATTAACATATCTCTTTGAggtaaaaaaaagctataaagACGTTAAAAATATAATCTTAGAAGTTTCAACTTTGTTGACTATGACAATTGTTGTGACTATGATAGGGCAATACTGTTAAAGCTTCCATCTTAAAAACAAATGGCTTGAAGTGGGGTGGTCTCTTGTAGCTTTTATACATAATAGTCGAGTCACTCACAATCAAAGTGGGACTAGCTGAATAACACTCTGCTCTCTTGCAATCCCTACTCTAATCGAAATAGTAAAAGCCCTAAATGAATATTTATTTAGAAAGTAAGCATTGAAATGAGAAAGGCTTGTAGACTCATGACTCAGACCTCTTAGAAGTAAAAGAAAGCTAGAAAGACATTTAAAATATAACGAAAAAGAGTCAGAAGTGAGGTAAGTGATGGCCATGAAATTCAATTTACCTTTTCAAAGCTGCATCCAAATCTTGCTCTTTTTTATAGTTGAAAGCCTCATCAAACCCAAACTTGTTCTTCAATAATTCAACCTTAATTAACagccagcaaaaaaaaaagaattatcatCACTAACAACTTCTTCAAAATTAGGAGAGAAATAAAAGGGatctaatttaatttttaacatAATCTGGCTGAGGTTTTGGAGGGTTCAGGTTATGTTAGACCTCACCAAAGCCAACCAAAGACCAGGGAACTTCAAATGAATTCTTGTAGTGGCATCTATTCTTACCTTGTCATCAGAGCCAGCACTTCCAACTACATAGCAACCCATTAGCTTAGCGAACTGTCCAACAATCTGCCCAACTCCACCGGATGCCGATGACACAAAGACATAGTCTCCTTTCTTAGGGGAGCAAAGCTCAAagaaaccaacataagcagtaaGACCCGGCATACCTACAATGTAGCCAACATCCAGCATTtagatgagtttttttttttttttaaattaacccactattctctctctctctctctctctctctgggtctGCATACCCCCTCCACCCCACCTCTGTTTCATATCCCTGAACCTTAGGCCTGACAAAATcgaaaatttaaaaccttaaACTGAAAGGAAATAGCTCAGTGAAGCTCTTATTCCTAAACTTAATGGCTCTTGAACATCTTGAGAACCCATTTACAGTTAATCCTATATTGATCCCATCTCTGCAGAAATCTATTAGTTATTGATATTCAGTTGAAGGTAATCTGGACTAGACAGATGAAGTGATTTCAGAGATCCAACTTAGCTTCAGATGAAAAATTCTGTTCTAATGATGACTGTTGTAGTGGGTAGTTTGGGTTGCAGTGGATATGCAATAGGGGTGGGGTGGAAGGGGTATGCTGAACCAATAGACACCTCAAGGAGTTAAGAGGTACTGGTGGAGCCATaactcaaaacataaaaaaatagccATTAAAGGAGATGGGTACCCAAGTACTTATAAGTCTCCACATCAGGCTACTTTCTTCTGAACATGGATTATTACTTCCATTATCCATGTGAACCATAAGAGTAATGGTGGTTGATTGCACTAGCGTATAGATCCTCTTCCCATAAAGTAATCTTAAGAATTCCTAGAAGAAAAATTTATACCAAAACTATtaaatcaaacaccaagaaatacgaaaataaatagacaaaagatctacacaacacagagatttaacgaggttcacacactagtgCGGCAtgctacatcctcgggcgaagaagaagatgtttcactatgcaaaagagagattacacccaagcagcggcgagaaaactcgccttgaaaccctagctcaaaaaaccccccaaaatattatgactttctcaacaagacaacaatacattatatactttagtcgtgggtcgacccatcgggtcgtggtcgatccatcgggtcacggtcaaaccatacgcccccgcacccccatacaagaTTAGTGATGGGTtctgggcttgggcctatcggcccaacccttctgcttccatcacagatcttagaaaacttcCTATTCGGATCtctaccaaaatatgtcggagcggttcaattttcaaaacaggtcaagaattcaaaacaaacttaacaaaaacAATTTTGTTTGAGATCCTAGTCCATCATTTGCACTTACCCAAAATTCCTGTATAGTAGGAGAGAGGTACATCTGTGTTGTGAATCTTAAACATGGACTCAGGCTCCTTAATGAGGCTGTACTCTTCCCATGTTGTCACCCCCCACACAAAGTCACCTTCTTTGAAGTCTGGGTAATCAGAATCCAAGACTTTAGCTACTCCATACCCAGGTATAGCCTGCAGTTGAAATAAGAAAACTCAGATTAATTAAACTCCAacataaatcaaatggtgtgAGTTGAAACGAGAAGTTTTTTGAGTCTCACCATGCCAGGCTGGATATAAGTCATCAGTGATCTTGCATAGGGATCACAAGCCAAGTAGATATTCTTCACTAGAATGGCTTTGGAGCCTTGAGGAACCTCCAGATGAGTGGTGCTTGTGCTGTAAACCATGTGTGTCTCTTTGAGAGCCCCATGTACATGTTCTCTCAAGAGAACCTGCTTGTTGCTTACTTCTTCACCTTTGGCCATATTGATATTCTGCAATGAAAAACTAAGCTTTTGATCCTTAAAAGGCTTAAAAAGATAGTGAGGTAGGTATCTCTTCCTTTCTATGTATGAAGATTTATCACTCAAATTGATCAtttctctcctctttgtttGGCTATTTGTACTTTAAATTCAAGTGGAAGACATGACGTCACTGCAACCGTCAGCATTTTGTTGTCTTTTGAGTGGATAggaaatatattaaaagaaaagaaaagaaaagagaacaaaatgcAAGTCCAAAAGGGCAACCATACCAAGGAGTTGACTTggatttattattttctttttcctatgcTGGAGGTTTCTATTGGAACTATGAAGCCATGACAAATTCCATGTTTTATTTATGGCCAAAGGTGTCCCAATTGGTTATCTTATATTTCGAGTTTGTTTCCCATAAAATAAGAAGATAAAAATACATAAGGATACTCAtcaatgaggttagcattttcATTTGCATTGATTATTGTTTAGATAAGAAGGAGAAAGTTACCGGTGGAGATATATCTTTAGTTCTTTCAATGAAAATACATCATGACATTTTGAGTAAACTTAATTTTAGTGAGTGGTTCATCATAtttgatgagaaaaaaaaaaaaaaaaaaacaaaagaatatgTCATCTTCTCATATATTTTATCAAATATGTGAAGGTGTATCTTTTGAGATTAAGAATAAAATTCTTCACTGAATTATGGTGTCCACTGATTCTAGCAGAAACAGATACCTCGTGCTAGCATGGGAGTGGCAAATTGTTTCTCTCCCCCTTAATTTTAATATATCTTGTTTGTTTCTTATGCTTGTTTCTATCctaccttttcttcttttttttcttcccccctccccccctcccccctcccccctttttatGGGTATaattccccctttttttttatgtgcacctaatttgatttgatttctgtAGTTAGGGATACTCCCCCTTTGACTTGCCCTTGTGGCATGaggttttgtttttctcttatttgctttaatatatttttcatttataaaaaagaaatatcattttcattttcttcatctAATCATGTATTACTTTTtactattttcattttcatttttatcatcTAATCAcatgttaattttgaaattcatgTAGCTACTCTGCGTACTATTAGTACTTGTGAGaattgtttaaaaataaaattcattttaagATTGTTTGAACAAGGATAATTGAGAATCAATGGAAAATTCCTTATATCTGATGGACACTATGACAAGTCTATGATATTACATCAAAAGATTACAGATGGaatattcaaaaaattccaCCCCTCTTCATATTCACATGGTAGAAAAACAGCTTGTGTGAAAGAAAGGTACTTTTCCCTTCTAAGCATGGTATGGAAAATTCAAACAAATTGAACGTTTAGAAGTGATATTTTTGATAGGTGACCAAGTATTATTTCAAGGTAGAAGAAGGGTCAAGAAAGTCTTGACATACCTAGAAGGTTGATACatggaatttcaaaattttaaatagtatatttttatcccaaaaaaacagaggagaaaagatattttttaataatatcttTCTCTCTAACGTTGAATGGATGACACAAGTGATGATGATACTAGAATAGGGAGTGGGGATAAGAgtagaaaattgaaattaataaCCTAACCCAAAAATTGGATCAGATTCAGATCTTGCAGAATTTGAACATTATGcattgtttgataatgtttttgaaAACCTAAATTATGTTAGGAAAAAAGATGttttttaaaacagaaaaaagcccgcttctttttttttttttNNNNNNNNNNNNNNNNNNNNggggttggggttgggggtggTGGTGAGGGGGTGAAAGCACTACCATATAGTGCATGACTtagaggtgtcaatcggtcaagTTCGGTCGATCTCAGTCAGGCCTAGTCGAGCTTGGAAGGCCTATACCCTTGCATCGTAAACTATCTATTTAAGGACTGAGTTAGCCTCGGTCGGTCGTCAGGATCAGTTGAGTTCTAGACTTTATCCATGCTTCTCCTAATTTGGCTACTTGGGTTATAATCAGGCTTTAAACAGAACAATGTAGCAATAAAGCCTTAAATTGTCTTTAATTGTGTTTAAGAAAGTTTAATATATTTCATTAAATCATCAATCAATTAAAAAAGATATTACTCTTTATTACATCaataattgattaaaaaatatcaatatatccTATCCTatccaaaaaatcaaattatACATATACACTATCAGGCTAAACATGTTGGATTGAGTTGGGCTTGTAAACGGGCCAGGTTAGGCTAGGCCAGTCGATTGCCACAAGCTTACTACCTTGCACCATATACTACTTATTTATAAACGGACCAGACctgagcccgacacatttaataatcatTGCAAGTCGAGTCGGTTTTTAAATGGTTGGTCTCGATCAATCGAATCAGTGCAAGCTTAGGATTAATACTATTAATGTATATACACACTAATATCTGCGACCAATGAAAAGCTACATGCAAGCATCTTTGGTGAGGGATAATATAGTTTTTTTGCACCTGCTGTATTTTGGCGGCTGTAGACATTATCTGACAGTAttatttcttccttattttttttcgtCATTATTCAACCCACGcctcctttttgtttttatttcttcttactAACGGGGGGGACttagggaaaaaaattgtctgcaattccgatctcatacaattccgtgaaataccactttcagggggtgacacgtgtattaataccaatacaatggtccagatctgatttaaataactcttcactgatttaaggttttattagttgtaccagatctggaccattgcattagtatcaatacacgtatcaCCCCTTGAATGTGGTATTttacgaaattgtacgagattggaATTGTAGGCGATTTAAACCCAGAGACTTAGGGATAAGTGTGGGGCACAAGGAGGCTGGATTGGGTGGGGCAGGGGTTTGCAGAGGGTGGGGCTAGGGTTGTCTCTCCTCTGTCTTCGTTTTTGAGGTCATCATGGGAGGAGGTGGGTTTATTCAAGCTGAAGGTGGTTCAACAGATCAGGGAAGATGAACaagcgctctctctctctctctctctctctctctctaactagCCCGGCTCCACCCCCTCTACAACTCCTACCCTTATGTAGCTTCTTGCAACTCCTGCACCCACCCAAAACTGCAATCCTCGCCTTCGCGCCCGCCCCAACTGCCACCTTGCGTCACCCCACCCATTCACACCATCAACCTACAAACAGAGTACAAGGAGAAAAAGTAATTCGAGAAGTTAGAGATAGCCATAGTCACATCAATGAGCTTTCATAGGTTATAGCTCCCATGGCATTTAAGTTGGCCAAGAAAGGAAAAGTTGgccaagaaaggaagaagaaatcaatACGTGGCAGTGAGGATgaaagcaaaacaaattaaGGAAAAAGGGAAATCAAGGGTACATGGGCCAACTAGGATGATAGCTAAGTAGCATTTCAACTCAAAAAAGAGCGGCTTGGAAGGGTGGGGTTCGAACTTTTAAAACCCAAGTCCAACCATGAGTTCTCCTATGCCCAGCCCAAATCCAACCCTGATCCACCTATAGGGTGGGGCCACGCTGATCTTGAATTCTTGATTGGCCTTGACCATGGGAGGTTGAAGGGTGATGTAGAGGTTTTTGGACCAGGGAAAAGAAGTAGGGGAAGACATGGCCAGGCCAGGCACAGTCCAAGCGCTCAATCCTGGCCTGGATCAACCCTGACTTAAGGTTAGGAATTTCCAACCTTGACCCACTTCAATGTCGAGGTATCATAGCCCAAACCTTTTTTAAACTCTAGAGGGGTCAGTCTATTTTTGTAGATCTCACTCGAGTCCCAAACCAACCCAATAGGCTACAGAGAAACACAACtctttttctaatatttttttttttggggggttttttttNNNNNNNNNNNNNNNNNNNNtttgggggggggtgggggaggggggcgcggtgtgggtgtgggtgtgggtgtgtggACCCCAAGAGCTCCTTGAGTTCCCTAAACTGAAAAGCTCTATAGTATAGATCCTATTCCTATACTTTGCAACTCTGAAACTGCTAAGCTATAACTAAAGTATTTCTAATAATAATACATAACTTAAATAATCTTTTATCCACGTCAGTCAGAGGATCAAGAAAGACTCGAACCGAATCAACCTTGTATGACCACCATCCGTACTGAGATTGCTTGGTTATAAATAAGAGCAATAGTCGGCTTAGCAATTTTGGCAATGTAATGTAGCTCAATTGAATTTCCCATGTTAAGTAATCTGGAAAAGCTCTACCAATTTCAGTAGAACTTTAAAAGATAAAGAACTAAGGAAGCTTTTCATTATGATCCAATTGCAGTTGGGAACTTTCTGAGTCCTTTCCGTGAAGCTCTTGAAgcaagagggagagagtgaAAGCATAACCCGTCAGAGCTTCACTCGTCTTTCTAATTCTAGGTAACACATTACACTACACGCCTTCCATTAATCCCAACTTCTCTTCTAATTTCAAAGTTATATCTCTCTATGatctctcttttcctcattcATGCTCTGTCTACCACCTTCTCCTCACCCTCTTTTTTCACAACAT is drawn from Macadamia integrifolia cultivar HAES 741 chromosome 7, SCU_Mint_v3, whole genome shotgun sequence and contains these coding sequences:
- the LOC122085006 gene encoding 2-alkenal reductase (NADP(+)-dependent)-like; the protein is MAKGEEVSNKQVLLREHVHGALKETHMVYSTSTTHLEVPQGSKAILVKNIYLACDPYARSLMTYIQPGMAIPGYGVAKVLDSDYPDFKEGDFVWGVTTWEEYSLIKEPESMFKIHNTDVPLSYYTGILGMPGLTAYVGFFELCSPKKGDYVFVSSASGGVGQIVGQFAKLMGCYVVGSAGSDDKVELLKNKFGFDEAFNYKKEQDLDAALKRYFPNGIDIYFENVGGKMLDAVLLNMSLHGHIATCGMISQYNLEQPEGVHNLMNLITKRIRMEGFVVSDYYHLYPKFVDFTLQYIKEGKVVYVEDITEGIESGPSALIRLFAGHVVGKPVIRVSHE